The sequence below is a genomic window from Piliocolobus tephrosceles isolate RC106 chromosome 8, ASM277652v3, whole genome shotgun sequence.
AGGCTGCTCACCTGGAGTCCTTTGCCCTCAGTGGTTCCCCCACATTGGCCCTGAAAAGTTTCCCAGGCAGGGTTGGGGCTTGCCAGACTGTGCGGTAGGTGGAATGATAAGCCGAGACCACAGCTCTTCCAACAGCCCAGGGTCAATGTCAGGTTGACAGTGTGAGAAAGTCCCATACAGGCCCATCTGCCCTCCTGCTCTTCCTTCCCTGCTTCGTGCGCTCAGTCTGTTGGGAGATGTGGGGGAGACACAATGGGGCTCTGCCCTGAGATGGACCTGGGGTTAATGAGTCCTGGGGAGGAAGCCAAGAGCTGAGTCTGGGGCACCCACCAAAATCAGACCTGGAGCCTGGGTAATGGGTGACATCTGCACCCTGAGGCCCTGCAGGGCCAAGCAGGAGATGGCAGAGCTGCATCCAAGCCATGGACCCATGGGGTCAGCAAGGCAGGACAGGAGTGACTTCTCCTGCCAGGGCAGCACTGGTAGGGGTGACCCTTCTTACTGGGCTGGGTCTCCAGATCTTCTCCTGGTCCACAAGTCTGCAGCAGAGCTCTCGGGTCTCTCCATGTGGTCACCCACCATCTATTGTCCCCATTCTGGTGGTCAAAGTCTCTACTCTCTGACCTCAGCCCTGGTCTTACATCTGCTGCACTATTTGCTGTGCCTGCATTTCTCCCAAAGAACACTAGCTGTTAATTAAACATTTGCTGACACGGATCCTGTTAGACAtcgagggtgtgtgtgtgttgggggggggggggggggggggggggttgggccATGGGGAGAGAAACATTAGTCCTGAGCAGATACTTCCCCAATACaccttttccctcttcccttgTCCTTGCACATGTTCCTTCTGTTCCAGACGCTCTTCTCCCCACTGTGTGTGTCTGGCTCTAAAAAGTGCTCCTTTGTCCCCAGGTCCAGCTCAAATGCCACTTCCCCAATCCCTGTGAGAGGGACACTCCCTCCCGTGCTACCTGTcttgcttctttttgtttgtttttctgagatggagcctcattttatcgcccacgctggagtgcagtggcacgatttcggctcactgtaacctctgcctcctggattcaagcgattctcctacctcagcctcccgagtagctgggattacaggagcatgtcaccacgcctggctaatttttgtatttttgtagagatggtgttttgccacgttggtcaggctggtgtctaactcctgacttcaggtgatccgcccactttggcctcccaaagagctggaattacaggcatgagccactgcgcccggcccctgtcCTGCTTCTGATCACAGCTTGCACAGGGTCTATTAGGATCTAGCCCTTCTCCCTTTCCCAGCCACTCCTCTCCTGTGAAAGCCTGGGGGAACAGATGTCTACACTGGTTGACTCGGATGTGTGTTTTATACAAAAATGTGTATGCTGTATATCCAGTTCACAGTGCAGAAAGTATGTTTTGTAAACTTGGCTTCCCTTCTATGTAACTGTTTGGGCTCTGGCCTACTGGGCGAGCAGTTTTGGTTTTCCTCCAGTTTGGGGCGGTGGGAGGGAGAAGTGCTAGAAATTCCTGCTGTTCATTCCCAGTTCGCTGgagaacttgttaaaatgcaaagtgCTAGATCCACCCTAGATCTCTGCATATCCCTGCTTCCATCCCAGTGCATCTCTAGTTGATTCTTGATACACACTTTCAGAAGTACTGCTAGAAGATTTCCAAAAAAACCCCAACTTGTTTCCAGCTTCCAGAGATCATTTCTCATGGCCACTGTGTAGCACGAGATTTGGGAAGCTCCTAAAACTGTAGTCTTTCAGGGTTGCTCAGCTGTCAAGGCTATGATCCTTTCATCTACACATCCATGAACCCACACATCCATCCTTACACAGCTCTCCCATTCATCCACCATGCACCCATCCATGCagccatccatctgtccatccatccatccacctccccagccatatatttgtctgtctgtctgtataCTCATCCATTCCACCAGCCAGCTGCCTAGGCAGTcacaccttccttccttccttccttccttccttccttccttccttccttcctNNNNNNNNNNttccttccttccttccttccttccttccttccttccttccttccttctatctgAACGTCCACCAAACACACCTGAAAGTACTGCAAGCAGGTCTTTGCTCAGGATTAGGACACAGAAATGAATCAGGACTTGTCCCTGTTCTCAGGTCATGTGGACCACAGAGCCCAGAAAGGCACTCAATTGGCTTGGCTCATCCTCTTCACTGTTTCCAGCAGGTATTGGGCCACATGCACCCAGAATGTGACTTCATCACCCAGCTGAGAGAGGATGAGAGTGCCTGTGTACAAGCAGCAGAGGAGATGCCCAACACCACCCTGGGTATGGGGCCTAGGAGGCAGGTGGCGGCTTCTCTGATTCCTTTATGTCCTCTGGCATCACCCCTCGGATTATTGCGGCAGCCCTGTGGCTGGGCTGAGTCTCTGTTGCTCCCGGCTCTCTATCCAGGCTGCCCTAGGACCTGGGATGGGCTGCTATGCTGGCCGACGGCAGGCTCTGGCGAGTGGGTCACCCTCCCCTGCCCTGATTTCTTCTCTCACTTCAGCTCAGAGTCAGGTGAGGGGTCCTGGGTGTGGCGGTGGGAAAGGGAGGTGCTTTTGTCTGAAGTGGCAGAATCTGGCAGACATGTCACTGGCTTTGGAGAGCAGGCCAACCTGGGTTTGTATACCAACTTCCCCTCTTCTGGGGTGACCTCAGGCCCATCAGTCAATCCTGACCTCTGCTCCCTGAGCTGTGAACTGGGGAGAACGAAAGCATTAACTGTGCAAGAAAGGATTAGAGTGTGGAACCTGTAAGTGCTGGACCTGGGTGCCCTCCAGGTGTTAACAGGAGGCTGGCTGCAAGGGTGGAGGGGGGCAGGCCTGCCTGTCTGCCAAGACACCACTAACTGCCCAGGATGGAGAGGGTGGGGCACCCCGCTGCTCTGCTTTACCTCCCTGGCCTGGGTGCCTGGACAGGGAGGGCCTCTTTTCTCTCCTATTGCCTTTAGGAGGCTGGCAGCCCAGCTCACCACTCCCCACCCCTCAGGGGAGTAATCCTCTCTGTGCAGAGATGGCGCCCGTGAAGTCAGAGATGGAAGGCCCCATAGTGTGTCCCTGGGCAGGCTACACTTGGGCCCCAGGCCTCTGGAGCCGCCCTCTCTGTTGCTGAGAGGAACCGTCCATGCAAACCCTTCCAGGGTCACTTGATGGTCCATGGCACCCCCAGCCCCCtcctggggagagggaaggagttGTGGCTAGAGAGTCTTGCTTGCCTCCCAGGGGCTGTGAAGCGGGATTGTACCATGACTGGCTGGTCTGAGCCCTTTCCACCTTACCCTGTGGCCTGCCCTGTGCCTCTGGAGCTGCTGGCTGAGGAGGTAAGAGGCTCCCAGCATCCTGGAGGAAGGACTGCCATGGACATTTGTATGGGTGGGTGCACAACGTCGGGGCCTCTATTCCCCAGCCTGCAGGTTGGAATATTCCTTACAGCGGTTTTCCAGCAGACAGCAGTGAAGCATCTGGAGGAGAGGGGGTCTTCTGCTAAGTTACTCAAGGGTGACCCACGGGCCAAGTTACTTGGAGGGAGAAGCGGGGCAGAGGGCATGTGGGAGATCTGCTGGCTGCTGTCTTGGTTCCGTGTCCAGGTCTCCAGGGCAGGGAGCTTAAAGTGGTTCCAGAGGCAACAAGGATCCTGGCAGCCCTGGGAagttccttttcttctctgaCCCTCAGTCTGCGGAGCAGTGTGCATGGTTGTGGTGTGGGCAAATGAGGGAAACTCAAGCCCAGAGTGATTGCAGAGAGCTCCTAATACCAGTGAGCACACCCACACTTCTGCATCCAGCAGGGCCTTTGCAAGACACTCCCACACCCATCATCCTGTTTCTCTGTCCCCTTGATCTCTGAAAGGTAAAGCATGACTACAAGCATTTTTCAGATGGAAGCATTTTTCTGTAAGCATTTTTCAGATGGAAAGACTGAGTCAGGGGCAGGCAGTGATTGCCTGGACCCCACAGGAGAGCTGGGATTGGGGCCAGTGCCCGGGCCCCTGCTCCCTTCCTTTGCCTGCGCCCTCTATCTTCAGGGCCAGGCTGCACTCTGACTGCTCCAAACACTTGGCCATGGGAACCTTTAACTTGACTGCTGTGGCTGTCCTCAGGTGTCCCTGGCTGTCTCCTTTATTTGGGGACATTGTGTTCTTAAGCCGGTGAGCAAGCTGGATGTCAATAAACAAGCTGATTTCCTCTTGGGCTTTTGTCATTCCCCAGGGACCTGTAGTTTCTGCGGCTGCCTGTCCTCACCCCCAGAGCATAATGAGCGTTAAGCATCTCCACTCCTCGCCACTGCTCCTCCCTCACCCGCAGGTCAGGTGGAAGGCAGGCTGGAAACAAAAGCTCTAGTGCACAGGGGGAGCTTTCCATGGTACCTGCGGACACCTCTACCTCCGGATGGGGAGCGTTGGGGTGGAAAGGCAAAGGCTTCACCTGCTTGATTGCCAAGCCTCTCTTTCCCCCAAAGGCCCTGAAGCTGAGACTTTCTTCTGTCTCTGCCCTTCCCAGGAATCTTACTTCTCCACAGTGAAGATTATCTACACCATGGGCCATAGCATCTCTATTGTAGCCCTCTTCGTGGCCATCACCATCCTGGTTGCTCTCAGGTTTGCCATCCTCATCACCAACTCAAGAACCTTGCTTGGCTCCCTATTTCTCAGACGGCCAAGTCTGCTTCCTTGCCTGCATAGCCAGGAACTTCCCAGATCTAGGCACCATACCCATGTCTaatttccccttcccttttccccaccaTGTAGACCCATCTCTTCAAACACCAGAACTCACTCCTATCTCTGCCCCTTTGCTTATGTGGCACTCATTCTATTTGCTTAGAATTCCTCATTTTTCTCAGTGTATTTATATCTGAGAAAGCCCAGCTTCTATCTGCATCTAACAGTCCTCTGCCTCCCGCCCGGAGCCCCTCTTGACTGTTACAACTCTCTGACCATTGTCCCTTTTAAGACTCCACCCCCTCCTCTAGCCTTCAAAGTCTGAGCACGGCATCTGGCCTGTGCTGATCTTGGTCTCATGGGGATGAGTGTCTCTGATCATCCAGGGGGCTCCCATGGGTAGTACCTGCCATTTCTGCCTCTCTTCCCTGAGACTATGAGCACCCTCAAGGCAGGGACCAGATATTTCTCTGTTCCACACTTACCCTGAGCACAGGAATGGTTGCTCAGCTGTCCTGCAAGGGTTAAACTGAAGCCTCAAGTCCAGCTCAATTCAATTCAGTTTGATTGCATCCAATTTGATTCGATTCACCTCCTGCCCTGCTCAGCCCAGTTGCAGCACACCAGAATCCCCTCCCCCACTTGCTTCTTGTTCCTCATTTCTCCCATTCCCCCCAGGAGGCTCCACTGCCCCCGGAACTATGTCCACACCCAGTTGTTCGCCACTTTTATCCTCAAGGCGGGTGCTGTGTTCCTGAAGGATGCCGCCCTTTTCCACAGTGACGACACTGACTACTGCAGCTTCTCTACTGTAATGGCCATGGGTGAAGGGGCTGGGTGGGTAGGGGAGAGaggaggtgggattacagacccaGAAGTGCCTGCCCCAGCCTTTCCTACCCTGTGGGCTGACCCTGGGGCTCCTGCATGGCCAATTACAGAACAGGAAAATGCTCCTCTCCCACGTCAGGCCCTAAGTTCTCATGCCTTTCCTGGACTGTGGTGTCGATCCATGTCATTTCCTATATTGCATGCTCTACTCCGCATTCTGTAGTCCAACCTAGACCATGTTTCACTATGCAcagccttttcctttcctttcatcccTCCCTGAGCACTCATTGGTCTGTGCTGGGGGTGTGTATGCAAGGGGCTGGGAGGAGCTGGGTCTCTCCTTCAGGAAGAGCCCATGGGACAGAATGCACACAGATTAGGGGACTCCCAAGTGGAGAAAGCTGAGAGctaggagagaatgagagagggCTTCAGGGAGGAGGGGACCCTggagctgtgctggcagcaacgatagggagatggggaaggagaaCATTTCAAGAGGAGGGACCAGGATGAACAAACTCGCAAAGGCAGAAGGACCTAGGCCATGTCCAAGAAACTGGGAAGGCACCATAGAAGTGGAGTGGAGACAATAAGAGGCAACTGAAATTAAAGGGAAGTTGGGCAGAATGTGGAGACCTAGCAACTGCTGGATTCTCTACAAGTGTGCTGGAAATGAACAGCGAAATCAGTGAGCAAACTAACACGTGACCTCAATTAACTGAAGAAAGAATTAATCATACTTCACACTAAGCacttattttgtgccaggcattgcactaagtgctttacatgtatagTTATCCTTTGAACAATGTGGGGTTAGTGGTGTTGGCCCCCCTTTCAGTTGAAAATTCAAGTATAACTCTTGACTCCCCCAAACTTAACTGATTGCCTACTGTTGACCTGAAGCCTTACTAATAACATAAATGACCGATTAACACATATTTATctgttatatgtgttatatactgtattcttacaataaagtaaactagagaaaaatttttaagaaaatcgtaaagaagggaaaataaagttactgtttttaaatggaagtggatcatcacggaggtcttcatcctcatcgtCTTTATGTTGAGTAGTCtgaggggcaggaggaagagaagttggtcttgctgtcttagGGGTgacagagatggaagaaaatctaTGTGTAAATGGACTTCACCAGTTCACACCTTTGTTGCTCAAGAATCAGCTGGCATTatctcttgaatttttaaaacaacttgaaGAAGAAAGCATCATTTTAATCCCATTTTGTAGAGGAGAAGCAATTGGCAAGGTCACCCAGTGGCTCATGAGTGGGGCTGGGATCAAACCTGGGCCAACGGAACTCAGAGGTGGTCCTGCTCCCCCGCTGGCAGGTGATCAAGTCAtgcagtgagtgagtgaatgcacaggtgcctgtgtgtgttttttgcaAGACAGAACTGTGGCTGAATAAGTCAACTCTAGGGATTGACTTCAGCTCAGGAAGGATGGGGGTAAGTGAAAATAGAATCAAGTCTTAGGCAGTTTCCATTTAATCCTTATGACAAGGACTTGAGCTAGGTATTGGAAGtttttccttttacagatgaaaagcTAAGGTGTGAGGAGATTTGCACAGGAAATAGATGGCAAATTAGAAGCCAAGCTGTCTAGATCCCAAATCTGTGCTCTTAACCCTCAGTGTATATCACCACATCTCCTCTCAGGTGGCCCAAGGAGCTGGAGATCCCAGCCTAAGGTGGAGGGGCCTGGAGGTTCTGTATCTGAGTAGGGTAGGGGAGACTGGCGTGGGGGCTCCAGTGGGTGTCCCAGCTCTGAAGCACCCAGGTCCCGGCCCCCAGGTTCTATGCAAGGTCTCTGTGGCCGCCTCTCATTTCGCCACCATGACCAACTTCAGCTGGCTGTTGGCAGAAGCTGTCTACCTGACCTGCCTACTGGCCTCCACCTCCCCCAGCTCAAGGAGAGCCTTCTGGTGGCTGGTTCTCGCTGGCTGGGGTGAGCACTGAGGGCGGGTTGGGCACCATTGGGAGGTAAAGGGCTGGGAAGGCCCAGGGAGTTCACATAAAGGCCCCTTCACCTCactctgaggcccagagaaggggagGGACAGGCCACAGTCCGGCAGCAAGTGTTGGAGGTGGCACCAGGGCCCTGGCTCTAGGGTCCTGTCCAGCCCTTCCTTTGCAGTGCCCTACCTGGCTgatggtggtgggaggtggggccagAGCTCAGAGCCAAAGATGCAGACCCCCTCATTTGTGTCTCCCCTGTCCTCCCATAGGGCTGCCCGTGTTCTTCACTGGCACGTGGGTGGGCTGCAAACTGGCCTTCGAGGACATCGCGTGAGTCGGAGTGGCCACCTCATCATACCGGCTGGGTCTACATGGGGTGTGGAGTGGGCAATCAGGCCACGGGCTGTTCTCCAggctgggaagaggaggaggagggactgCTCGGCTAGGTTGGGGGGGTGGGAGAACAGTCTGTGGGTAGCACAGAAGAGGCATGAGCCTGGCAGGAGAGTGGAGCTCAGATTCCTAGGGctgtggggctgggggaaggtGGGGCGAGGGAGTTGCCAGGGGGCTTCCTGGAGAAAGGGACGTGTTGGGGCCAGCAAGGAGGCCTTGAACAGGCAGAGTTCAGAAACGTTTGTCCATCTAGGTGGATACAAAGGGTGAGCCCAGCCTGGATGGGGGTGCCCCTTTGGGTGAGACCCTAactggctgagacaggagaaaaggCTGGATGGGAGGTGGGTGAGACCAGAAGTCATGAATACCcaagagaggagggaggtgccTGCGTCACCACAGTAAAGGGGACTTTCCAACAATGGCATTCTTGCCTcgctccccaggtgctgggaccTGGACAACAGCTCCCCCTACTGGTGGATCATCAAAGGACCCATCGTTCTCTCAGTCGGGGTCAGTCCCTGGGCCAGTGTCCTTCACTTTATTCAGTCAACCTCCCTGGAACTACCGAGGGGCTGTGCACAGCAGGAAATGCAACTCCAGGCTGGGTGTCTTGAAGACTGGGCTCCAGCCTCGCTCTGCCACTGATTCTCTGTGAGGCCCTTTCTGGGTCTCAGTATCCTGTTAGTAAAACCAGAGGGGTGGTGGTCTCCATCAGCATGGGGGCAGTTCCAGCTCAATTTTGATGAGTGTAATGCGCTGGTTGCAGATCATTTACCACTGCAGTGAGAGACTGGGGGTGCGGAGTGGGGGCAGTAAATGGAGTCTGCAGCTAAAcccttctcctccctctgctcTCACACACAACACAGAGGCAGTGAAGACTGCTTTGCATGGCTTTGGTAAATGTACAAATGTTTTGCAACTTAGCAACTGTGCAAAGTGAGGGACATCTGCTTTGTGCTAGAGAAGAGCCTGGGAGGTGGCTGGAGGCAGGTGGCGAGGCCTGATCGCCCCCCTTGATCCCAGGACTGGAGAGGGACAGGAATCCTGGGTCCTTCTCTGTCCTCCAAGGCTCAACTGTGGGACCTCCCAGCTCCAGGCTACAAATTCTGGAGCAATGATCTGTGCATTTATTCACCTGCACGTTCTCACGTCTCAAGGATTTAAATTTTCTAGTTCCCAAATGGGCTGGGGATCACCCCAGCCACCCAAGGCTACCCCCTCACCCTTGTCTTCCACCTTCCTATGCCTCTATTTCCAGGTGAACTTTGGGCTTTTTCTCAATATTATCCGCATCCTGGTGAGGAAACTGGAGCCAGCTCAGGGCAGCCTCCATACCCAGTCTCACTATTGGTACTGTGTGTTCATGTCTGGGGACACTGGGAAAGGGTAACTGGAGAGGGATTCGATGTGGTGGTTCTGTCTCTTCCAACAGGCATTCATGACCTCAGCCCCATACTCTTCCCTATGTTCCCAGAGACAGAATAGACCTGGTCCCTTCCTTCTAGGGGATCACATTATTGGAAGGATGAGGACTCCAAACAGCCAGTTCCCATGCCAAATAGAACGATGAGTGCTGGGGTCAATTTCTATGGGAGTCTGGGGAGAGGGATCCTTTCTAGGTAAAGGGTGGTGTGGtcaaggaagacttcctggaggaagtggttTTGAGCCACACTTTGAAAGATGCATAGACTTTGGGATAAACTGGGGCAAGAACAGTTGGCAGGGGAACCAGTAGGATCCAGGGCCCAGAAATAAAAAAAGCCCAGGGTGATTGTGGGGAGGTGGCATTTCCCAAGGTGGCTGGTTCACAGAGTGGATATAGGGAGGTGGTAGGAAGTGAGAGGAGACGAAGTGCACATGACAGTTTCTAATCCCAGCCTTGGGAGCCTCGGATTTGTCTTTCCTGCAGGCGTCTCTCCAAGTCGACACTTTTCTTGATCCCACTCTTTGGAATTCACTACATCATCTTCAACTTCCTGCCAGACAATGCTGGCCTGGGCATCCGCCTCCCCCTGGAGCTGGGACTGGGTTCCTTCCAGGTGAGGCCTCTGCAGGCACTCTTTCTTTCAACTGGGGGTGCTGGAGGGAGGTGCTGTTGCCCACGGGCCTTGGCTAAGTTCACAACAGGGTGACGGCTATTCTTTTTCATCCATCTATTCAaatatctgtctgtctgtccatcttCCAGCCACCCATCTATCTATGTATTCAACTACCCATGCAttcttccatccattcatccatccatccatccatccatccatgcatccatccatccatccatccatccactcacctacccacccacccacccatccatccatccacccacccaccacctatccatccatccatccatccaatctaTTCAACTCTTACTGATCCCCTATTATGTGCCAAGTGTTGTGCTCATTCACAAGGGATGCAGAAATAAAGTCAGAGGAATGGGGCCAACAGTACAGCCCTGGCAGGCTTGCTACAACAATTCTATGAGACaagatgcctggcacatagtaaggaaTGAATGCATCTAAATTCCCCTTTCAGTCAGACCTGGCCCAAGCCATAGCTTGGGGATGAGTAGGGAAAAGGTAGCAGAAAGACTGTGGACACCTTCAGGCCAGGCCAAAGTGTTCTGATGGGGTCTTTCTTCTTTGCCCCACAGGGCTTCATTGTGGCCATCCTCTACTGCTTCCTCAACCAAGAGGTGTGTGACTTTTGAGGCTATCCCTCATGGAGTGCCCCTCCCACCAGACCTAAggcctcccctcctctctcccactCAGGCCCTGTAAACCCCAGTTCAGGCCACACACCTTGACTCCTGTGAGCCTTTGTGGTAGTCTGTCCTGAGCTTCTGGAGCAAGCTGAGCCGGAATATTTCCTGTAAACATCTCTTATCTATCCTTCCTCTGAGCTGGGCCAAGTTCTACTAGCTACTcttcgggaggtggaggaggcCTTTCAGGGATCAGGAGAAGGATTAGGGTAGGGAGTCAGAAGGAATCCCCCAGTTACGTGTTCCTAAAATTGAACAAAAGGGAGAGTTGGGGAGGGGGTACGCCAGCTGAAGGAGAGACAATCAGAGAGAACAGATAGAGGAACCAAGAAAGTCAGAGGTAAACATACAGGGAACTAGGAAAATAATCAGACGCAGAGACAAAGAGGAAGATCCGGAGCCCGAGAAACAGAGAGCACCTAAAggaaacagacacacaaagagaGTGGATGGAAGGGGAGATAGGCATGAAAAGACAGAACAGATGGTGCTGCTGCACATGTGGAAACGTGGGGACATGGCAGAGACTGACGCAAAGTGAATTCCACCCAGGAGACACTGAATTTCCCCCTTAGGACAGTCCTGCTCTGGGGAGAGAGGCGGGGGAGAATTGATCTCAATGCCCCAGACTCCCAAGTTCCCCCTTCGTGCACCTGCAGGGCCATGCGCTTCCTCTGCTGGCCATGGATTTGCCACGGGCTCTGCATTCTGTGAGAGCTGGCTGCAGATGCCCTGTCCCCTTTGCTGTGGAGTGTCGCTCCCATCTCATCTGCCACCTCTGTCCCTTGctgctccttcccctctccctctctttacTCCTCACCTGGCCTCTCTAAGTCCCATTCAGCCTCATCTGGTGTCTGGGTATAGGAGACCATGGGCCCTGGGGGTCCTGGGAGGGGCAAGAAGCAGcccaggctgaggctggtgggggGTGGAAAAAGTGTTTCCACAAAGAGTTGTGAAGGGAGCTGTCTCGGGAAGCAGTGTTGGAGACCAGGTGGTTACATACCTCTGGTGACAGGGAGCTTACTACCTCCCAATAGCTCTTTCTGTTGTCAGGCAGCTATGGGAAAGATCATCTTTATGTTGAACAGGTATCTGATTCCTTTTATCTTTCACCACAACCCCAGTTCGGCTCCACTGCATGAGGCACATTCTCTCAGCACCCTATGCCCCTGAAAGCCCCTCGGAGATGGAAAGATACAGacagcacccccaccccccaatccCACCATTCCACCTCACCCCAGGCTACTTTTCTTTTAGTTACTTTCAATTCCCTCAGCTGCAACCCCTCAGATAGAGTTCTGAA
It includes:
- the GHRHR gene encoding growth hormone-releasing hormone receptor, whose translation is MEGAAAGLTMDRRMWGAHVLCVLSPLPTVLGHMHPECDFITQLREDESACVQAAEEMPNTTLGCPRTWDGLLCWPTAGSGEWVTLPCPDFFSHFSSESGAVKRDCTMTGWSEPFPPYPVACPVPLELLAEEESYFSTVKIIYTMGHSISIVALFVAITILVALRRLHCPRNYVHTQLFATFILKAGAVFLKDAALFHSDDTDYCSFSTVLCKVSVAASHFATMTNFSWLLAEAVYLTCLLASTSPSSRRAFWWLVLAGWGLPVFFTGTWVGCKLAFEDIACWDLDNSSPYWWIIKGPIVLSVGVNFGLFLNIIRILVRKLEPAQGSLHTQSHYWRLSKSTLFLIPLFGIHYIIFNFLPDNAGLGIRLPLELGLGSFQGFIVAILYCFLNQEVRTEISRKWHGHDPELLPAWRTRAKWTTPSRSAAKVLTSMC